Proteins co-encoded in one Malus sylvestris chromosome 7, drMalSylv7.2, whole genome shotgun sequence genomic window:
- the LOC126629265 gene encoding uncharacterized protein LOC126629265 has translation MKAKYATTPFHKVHFPYKLSTLPPPSTASKLTTTTASKTLIPAMSFSSSSVSNPKQPQDPQDKDLHLQQVLKYHNQTKHQFTKYARGPHGLDWANQPNPFRRYAPAPLLPLLHCPTDNQTPDTPLYSSLFHSLPPPKPISKSTISQFFYDSLALSAWKTAGFSTWSLRVNPSSGNLHPTEAYIISPPIESLSDSSFVAHYAPKEHALELRAEIPSWVFSGFFPKDSFLIGLSSIFWREAWKYGERAFRYCNHDVGHAIAAVSMAAAELGWDVKLLDGLGYEDLEKLMGLEMLPRFQIPSRPVKGRFPEMEFEHPDCILVVFPNGVGEFDVNYKKFSLVMSEFSKLEWKGKPNLLSKEHICWDVIYRTAEAVKKELSIGDKFLVDPFQSSGICSESSYKGFTVREVIRKRRSAVDMDGVTVMDRSTFYQILLHCLPSGSRNGGKQKRSLGLPFRALPWDAEVHAALFVHRVEGLPQGLYFLVRNEDHFDELKKSTRSGFKWVKPEGCPDNLPLYELYRTDCRALAEKLSCHQEIASHGCFSLGMVACFNPMLQDKKVWMYPRLFWETGVLGQVLYLEAHAVGISATGIGCYFDDPVHELLGLKGSNFQSLYHFTVGGPVIDRRIMSLPAYPGPDVDA, from the exons atGAAAGCAAAATATGCCACCACTCCATTCCACAAGGTTCACTTTCCCTATAAACTCTCCACTCTTCCACCTCCTTCCACCGCCTCCAaactcaccaccaccaccgccagCAAAACCTTAATCCCCGCCATGTCCTTCTCTTCCTCTTCAGTCTCCAACCCCAAACAACCCCAAGACCCACAAGACAAAGATCTCCATTTGCAGCAGGTACTCAAGTACCACAACCAGACCAAGCACCAGTTCACCAAATACGCCAGAGGCCCCCACGGCCTCGACTGGGCCAACCAGCCCAACCCATTCCGTCGGTACGCCCCCGCCCCTCTCCTTCCTCTCCTGCACTGCCCCACAGACAATCAAACCCCAGACACTCCTCTGTATTCCTCTCTGTTccactctctccctcctccAAAACCCATCTCCAAATCCACCATTTCTCAGTTTTTCTACGATTCTTTGGCTCTCTCAGCTTGGAAAACTGCTGGGTTTTCGACCTGGTCGCTCAGAGTCAATCCCAGCAGCGGCAATTTACACCCCACCGAGGCTTATATCATTTCTCCCCCAATAGAATCGCTCTCCGATTCAAGTTTCGTAGCGCATTACGCTCCGAAGGAGCATGCTTTGGAGCTCAGAGCTGAAATCCCATCGTGGGTTTTCTCCGGTTTCTTCCCGAAGGACTCGTTCCTCATTGGCTTGTCGTCGATTTTCTGGAGGGAGGCCTGGAAGTACGGCGAACGCGCTTTTAGGTACTGTAATCACGATGTGGGTCATGCTATTGCTGCGGTTTCGATGGCGGCAGCGGAACTTGGCTGGGACGTGAAGCTTCTTGATGGGCTGGGTTATGAGGATTTGGAGAAGCTAATGGGGCTTGAAATGTTGCCAAGGTTTCAAATTCCTTCTCGGCCTGTTAAAGGCCGGTTTCCCGAGATGGAATTCGAGCATCCGGATTGTATTCTGGTGGTTTTTCCTAACGGGGTTGGTGAATTTGATGTGAATTATAAGAAGTTTAGTTTGGTGATGTCGGAATTTTCAAAATTGGAGTGGAAGGGAAAGCCGAATTTGCTTAGTAAAGAGCACATTTGTTGGGATGTAATCTATAGAACGGCAGAGGCCGTGAAGAAAGAGTTAAGTATTGGTGATAAGTTTTTAGTTGATCCATTTCAGAGTAGTGGGATTTGTAGTGAAAGTTCATATAAGGGTTTTACAGTTAGGGAAGTGATTAGGAAGCGTAGGAGTGCGGTTGATATGGATGGAGTTACTGTGATGGATAGAAGCACATTTTATCAGATTCTTTTGCATTGTCTTCCTTCGGGTTCTCGAAATGGAGGGAAGCAGAAGAGGTCTTTGGGATTGCCATTTCGGGCTCTTCCTTGGGATGCGGAGGTTCATGCTGCTTTGTTTGTTCATAGGGTGGAAGGGTTGCCACAGGGTTTATATTTCTTGGTGAGGAATGAAGACCATTTTGATGAGCTCAAGAAATCAACGAGGTCCGGATTCAAGTGGGTAAAACCAGAGGGTTGCCCGGATAATCTTCCTTTATACGAACTTTATAGAACTGATTGCCGTGCCCTTGCTGAAAAGCTCTCATGCCATCAG GAAATTGCCAGTCATGGATGCTTCAGTCTTGGTATGGTAGCTTGTTTTAACCCTATGTTGCAAGATAAAAAAGTGTGGATGTATCCTCGATTGTTTTGGGAGACTGGAGTACTTGGGCAGGTGCTGTATCTTGAAGCACATGCCGTTGGTATTTCTGCGACAGGAATTGGTTGCTATTTTGATGATCCTG